A genomic region of uncultured Paludibaculum sp. contains the following coding sequences:
- a CDS encoding acyltransferase, producing the protein MTTPETESAVGTTTPAAKYNYAIGYLRAFVVVLVVAHHAVLAYHPFAPPPPASLAAQPRWWQAFPVVDPQRWSGATLLAGFNDVFFMSLMFFLSGLFVWHGLQGKGAANFLRGRLLRLGVPFVLSAALLAPLAYYPSYLQLPTHTGFWTQWLALGQWPAGPAWFIWVLLAFDTIATLLFLAAPRWGESLGRRLPARPVTLFLALLAATALVYIPLAVRFSPMMWSAFGPFTFQTSRILHYLVYFLLGIGVGAFGVERGLFAPDGKLARRWPLWVASAVVLFGLAAAVTIVAVTSQLQSLAWAVAMDAGFVISCGASCFAFLAVFLRFARSRSSWFDSLSANSYGIYLVHYAFVSWLQYALLPAALPGAAKFAIVLLGAVGLSWGTTAVLRRSSTVRRVV; encoded by the coding sequence CCTGCGCGCGTTTGTCGTCGTGCTGGTGGTGGCCCATCACGCCGTGCTGGCCTACCACCCCTTCGCGCCGCCGCCGCCCGCATCCCTCGCCGCACAGCCGCGCTGGTGGCAAGCCTTTCCCGTGGTTGATCCGCAGCGTTGGTCCGGCGCCACGCTGCTCGCCGGTTTCAACGACGTGTTCTTCATGTCGCTGATGTTCTTCCTCTCCGGGCTCTTTGTCTGGCACGGCCTGCAGGGCAAGGGCGCCGCCAACTTCCTGCGGGGCCGCCTGCTGAGGCTCGGAGTACCCTTCGTGCTATCGGCCGCACTCCTGGCTCCACTCGCCTACTACCCTTCCTATCTGCAACTGCCCACGCACACCGGCTTCTGGACGCAGTGGCTGGCGTTGGGGCAATGGCCGGCCGGACCGGCATGGTTTATCTGGGTGCTGCTGGCCTTCGACACCATCGCAACGCTGCTGTTCCTGGCAGCACCTCGCTGGGGCGAATCCCTGGGACGGAGACTGCCGGCCCGCCCCGTCACGCTGTTTCTCGCTCTCCTCGCCGCAACAGCCCTGGTGTACATCCCTCTGGCGGTCCGCTTCTCTCCCATGATGTGGAGCGCCTTTGGGCCCTTCACCTTCCAGACGAGCCGAATCCTCCACTACCTCGTCTACTTCCTTCTCGGCATCGGAGTGGGCGCATTCGGAGTGGAGCGCGGCCTGTTCGCCCCGGACGGGAAACTGGCACGACGGTGGCCCCTGTGGGTGGCTTCGGCTGTGGTCCTTTTCGGCTTGGCGGCGGCCGTCACCATCGTTGCCGTGACTTCTCAACTGCAATCGCTGGCCTGGGCAGTCGCGATGGACGCGGGCTTCGTGATCTCCTGCGGCGCCTCGTGCTTCGCGTTTCTGGCCGTGTTCCTGCGCTTCGCCCGATCGAGGTCTAGCTGGTTTGACAGCCTGAGCGCCAATTCTTATGGCATCTATCTGGTGCACTACGCGTTCGTCAGCTGGCTGCAGTACGCGCTGCTGCCGGCCGCCCTGCCGGGCGCCGCGAAGTTCGCGATCGTCCTGCTGGGCGCGGTCGGCCTCAGTTGGGGGACCACCGCGGTTCTGCGTCGCAGCTCCACCGTCCGCCGGGTGGTTTAG
- a CDS encoding FAD-dependent oxidoreductase — MIVHQPFHYHSLDELRDDIARLGAQVPVSDDVSVLAQPLDCGRFVLPNRLVVLPMEGCDGLADGSPDELTLRRYRRFAAGGSGLLWVEACAVVEEGRANPRQIWLHKGTVGTFRTMVEQAHAAARETMGANHRPAMVLQLTHSGRYSRPGRAPKPIIAHHSKFLDPIHKLPADYPLITDDELERLEDCYVEAARLALEAGFDAVDVKACHRYLISELHASHTRENSRYGGPEWENRTRFFRNIVGKIRAAVPGIAVTSRMNAYDSMAHPYGWGMAKDGSMQPDLRDPIRLVQFLKDSGAPLVNITIGNPYFNPYVNRPFDLPIVGMPVPPEHPLEGVSRFLHIVRHVQEQFPSLPVVGGGYSWLRQYLPNVGAAAIQQGWVSLVGGGRMSFAYPEFAREVVQGHKLDPEKGCVACSACTQIMRDGGRSGCVPRDAAVYEPIYKAGRAEALDTIQEMAKTCRQCSDPTCVPKCPAHVNVPGFIQAIVDGRFRDAYETIRANNVLATICGYVCPSETLCESTCINEHYADSVPIRHLQRWVSRKAIEEGWARETRPVLPDTGKRVAVVGAGPAGVAGAVTLASYGHRVTLLERADGAGGMAKDTIPSERMPDPILQRELEDVLASTGAVERRSYSLGPAGTLDDILDEGFDAVLLAPGLSRSLVLPGAERPRDGVWGALEFLRQVKHENLRVRGNVVVLGGGNTAIDAALSAKLAGASDVAILYRRSFAEMPAWPNERDEAMAGGVNFLILTQPVRYVADADGSLTGIEVVRTKLGEPDANGRRRPENMMGSEHVIAADLVVEAIGQGLDENLKAALPGVEFSRQGTIVTKAGSSATSRARVYAAGDVVNGGATVVQAVAEGTRAAQEIHGLLVPEPLVTIG; from the coding sequence ATGATTGTGCACCAGCCCTTCCACTACCATTCCCTTGATGAACTGCGCGACGATATCGCCCGCCTGGGCGCCCAGGTTCCCGTGAGCGACGACGTCAGCGTTCTGGCTCAGCCGCTGGATTGCGGCCGCTTCGTGCTGCCCAACCGGCTGGTGGTGTTGCCCATGGAGGGTTGCGACGGTCTGGCCGATGGTTCGCCGGACGAGTTGACCCTGCGCCGCTACCGCCGCTTCGCCGCCGGCGGATCGGGCCTGTTGTGGGTCGAAGCCTGCGCCGTGGTGGAAGAGGGCCGTGCGAACCCGCGCCAGATCTGGCTGCACAAAGGCACCGTGGGCACCTTCCGGACGATGGTGGAGCAGGCGCATGCCGCCGCGCGCGAAACCATGGGGGCGAATCACCGTCCTGCCATGGTGTTGCAGCTCACGCATTCCGGGCGGTACTCCAGGCCGGGCCGCGCTCCGAAGCCGATCATCGCGCATCACTCGAAGTTTCTGGACCCCATCCACAAACTGCCCGCGGACTACCCTCTGATCACCGACGATGAGTTGGAACGTCTGGAAGACTGTTACGTCGAAGCGGCGCGCCTGGCGCTGGAGGCTGGGTTTGACGCGGTCGATGTGAAGGCCTGTCACCGCTATCTGATCAGCGAACTACACGCGTCTCACACGCGAGAGAACTCGCGCTATGGCGGGCCTGAGTGGGAGAACCGTACGCGCTTCTTCCGCAATATCGTCGGTAAGATCCGCGCGGCCGTGCCCGGCATCGCTGTGACGTCGCGCATGAACGCATACGATTCCATGGCCCACCCCTATGGCTGGGGGATGGCCAAGGACGGTTCGATGCAGCCGGACCTGCGGGACCCCATTCGCCTGGTGCAGTTCCTGAAGGATTCGGGCGCGCCGCTGGTGAACATCACGATCGGGAACCCGTATTTCAACCCGTATGTGAACCGGCCGTTTGACCTGCCCATCGTGGGCATGCCGGTGCCGCCGGAGCATCCGCTGGAGGGCGTCAGTCGATTCCTGCACATCGTGCGCCACGTGCAGGAGCAGTTCCCCAGCCTGCCCGTGGTGGGCGGCGGGTACTCGTGGCTGCGGCAGTATCTGCCGAACGTGGGTGCGGCGGCCATTCAACAAGGTTGGGTGTCCTTGGTCGGCGGCGGGCGGATGTCGTTCGCTTACCCCGAGTTTGCGCGCGAGGTGGTGCAGGGCCACAAGCTGGATCCTGAGAAAGGCTGTGTGGCGTGTTCGGCCTGCACACAGATCATGCGTGACGGCGGCCGCAGCGGCTGTGTGCCGCGTGACGCGGCCGTATACGAGCCCATCTACAAAGCCGGCCGCGCCGAGGCGTTGGACACCATCCAGGAGATGGCCAAGACCTGCCGACAGTGCAGCGACCCTACGTGCGTCCCGAAGTGCCCGGCCCATGTGAACGTACCCGGGTTCATTCAGGCAATCGTGGATGGACGGTTCCGCGACGCCTACGAGACCATTCGCGCAAACAACGTGTTAGCCACGATCTGCGGCTATGTCTGCCCCAGTGAGACGCTGTGCGAGAGCACCTGCATCAACGAGCACTATGCGGACTCGGTGCCGATCCGTCACCTGCAGCGGTGGGTGTCGCGGAAGGCAATCGAAGAGGGCTGGGCGCGTGAGACGCGGCCTGTGTTGCCCGATACAGGCAAGCGTGTGGCCGTGGTGGGGGCGGGACCGGCCGGTGTGGCGGGCGCCGTCACATTGGCTTCGTATGGTCACAGGGTGACACTGCTGGAGCGGGCCGACGGCGCCGGCGGCATGGCCAAGGACACAATTCCGTCCGAGCGGATGCCGGATCCGATTCTGCAGCGGGAGCTGGAAGATGTGCTGGCGTCGACAGGCGCCGTGGAGCGGCGGTCGTACTCGTTGGGTCCGGCCGGGACCCTCGACGACATCCTGGATGAAGGCTTCGACGCGGTGTTGCTGGCGCCGGGCCTGAGCCGGTCGCTCGTGCTGCCGGGCGCCGAGAGGCCCCGCGACGGTGTGTGGGGCGCCCTGGAGTTCCTCCGGCAGGTGAAGCACGAGAACCTCAGAGTCCGCGGCAACGTGGTGGTGCTGGGCGGTGGAAATACGGCGATCGACGCCGCGTTGTCGGCCAAGCTCGCAGGCGCCAGCGATGTCGCCATCCTCTATCGGCGTTCGTTCGCCGAGATGCCGGCCTGGCCGAACGAGCGCGATGAAGCGATGGCCGGCGGCGTGAACTTCCTGATTCTGACGCAGCCGGTGCGGTACGTCGCCGACGCTGATGGAAGCCTCACGGGGATCGAAGTAGTACGGACCAAGTTGGGCGAGCCCGATGCCAATGGGCGGCGGAGACCAGAGAACATGATGGGCTCCGAGCACGTCATCGCCGCCGACCTCGTCGTGGAAGCGATCGGCCAAGGCCTGGACGAGAACCTGAAGGCTGCCCTGCCGGGCGTGGAGTTCAGCCGGCAAGGCACCATCGTGACCAAGGCTGGATCGAGTGCGACCAGCCGGGCGCGCGTCTATGCCGCAGGCGACGTCGTGAACGGTGGAGCGACCGTCGTTCAGGCTGTCGCCGAAGGGACGCGCGCGGCGCAGGAGATCCACGGACTTCTGGTGCCTGAGCCGTTGGTGACAATCGGCTAA
- a CDS encoding type 1 glutamine amidotransferase, whose translation MRIHSLQHVAFESPGLIGEWAAERGYPIAGTRLDLGEPLPSLDDFDLLLVMGGPMSVNDEAEHPWLRPEKQLIATAMAAGKFVIGVCLGSQMLAEVLGAHVYRNREKEIGWFPVQPTGSGGLLSGLPAEFTVFHWHGETYDIPAGVLHTAETPACRSQAFETERCLGLQFHMEMTAPIIEELLVHCASDLGPGPYQQTADQIRAGLWRVEPARALLYPLLDRVARRAFVVA comes from the coding sequence ATGCGCATTCATTCTCTGCAGCACGTGGCCTTCGAGAGCCCCGGGCTGATTGGCGAGTGGGCGGCGGAGCGCGGCTACCCGATCGCCGGCACCCGCCTGGACCTCGGCGAACCCCTGCCCAGTCTGGATGACTTCGACCTGCTGCTGGTGATGGGTGGCCCGATGAGCGTAAACGACGAGGCCGAGCACCCCTGGCTGCGGCCCGAAAAGCAGTTGATCGCTACTGCCATGGCAGCCGGCAAGTTCGTCATCGGAGTCTGCCTGGGCTCGCAGATGCTCGCCGAGGTGCTGGGCGCCCATGTCTACCGAAACCGGGAGAAGGAAATCGGCTGGTTCCCGGTGCAGCCCACCGGCTCCGGCGGCCTGCTCTCCGGCCTGCCTGCGGAATTCACAGTATTCCATTGGCATGGTGAGACTTACGACATCCCGGCGGGTGTCCTTCATACGGCGGAGACGCCGGCTTGCCGGTCTCAGGCTTTCGAAACCGAGCGGTGCCTGGGCCTGCAATTTCACATGGAGATGACCGCTCCCATCATCGAGGAACTGCTGGTCCACTGCGCCAGTGACCTGGGCCCGGGTCCCTATCAACAAACGGCGGATCAGATCCGCGCCGGACTGTGGCGCGTCGAGCCGGCCCGCGCACTGCTCTACCCTCTGCTCGACCGGGTGGCGCGGCGTGCATTCGTCGTAGCATAG
- a CDS encoding isoamylase: protein MASYFCVDRGRALPLGATRLEDGVNFALFSKHATHAWLSFFHPGENSPYLELELHPERDRTGEIWHIWVGGLAPDVEYCWRLDMRPNPNPQIHRFDPNRFLLDPYAQVLVGGEQWGALAERRCALPHDHFDWEMDRPLNVPLSESVIYELHVRGFTRHESSDVTAPGTYLGLTEKIPYLKRLGVTAVELLPVYEFEEADTDRSNPLLGSTLLNMWGYQPIAFFAPNAAYANGRKPGAAVGEFKEMVKRFHAAGLEVILDVVFNHTAEGDERGLTHSFRGIDNSIYYQLDEQGKYRNYSGCGNTFNCNHPVVRSLITDCLHYWVMEMHVDGFRFDLASVLGRGVDGNPLADPPLLERLAYDPVLANTKLIAEAWDAAGLYQVGSFPAWGRWAEWNGKYRDDLRRFVKSDTGMVSVLAQRLTGSPDLYASSGRQSRHSINFVTCHDGFTLADLVSYDQKHNEANGEDNRDGASENFSWNCGVEGPTEDESINLLRGRQMRNLATLLLLSGGVPMIMAGDEIARTQGGNNNAYCQDNATGWVDWTLAEKNGGLLNFFQRMIAFRAGHEAFRHIDWGPQTEEGHTRVTFHGIFPHQPDWAPDSHSLAMELQWGTERIYLIANAFWGTLRFQLPTLAAPGRWTLVEDTGNENPRGPELPVQDWYDAGPRSVVVLEAL, encoded by the coding sequence ATGGCCAGTTATTTCTGCGTCGACCGGGGCAGGGCCCTGCCTCTTGGTGCGACGCGACTCGAAGATGGCGTCAACTTCGCTCTTTTTTCCAAGCACGCCACACACGCCTGGCTGTCTTTTTTTCATCCCGGGGAGAACTCGCCCTATCTGGAACTGGAATTGCACCCGGAGCGCGACCGCACCGGCGAAATCTGGCATATCTGGGTGGGCGGCCTGGCGCCCGACGTCGAGTACTGCTGGCGCCTGGACATGCGTCCGAACCCAAATCCGCAGATCCACCGCTTCGATCCCAACCGATTCCTTCTCGACCCGTACGCACAGGTTCTGGTGGGCGGCGAGCAGTGGGGCGCCCTGGCCGAGCGGCGTTGTGCCCTGCCCCACGACCACTTCGACTGGGAGATGGACCGCCCGCTGAATGTACCCCTCAGCGAATCAGTCATCTACGAACTGCATGTCCGCGGCTTCACGCGCCACGAGTCGTCCGACGTCACGGCGCCCGGCACCTATCTTGGCCTGACGGAAAAGATCCCGTATTTGAAGCGCCTGGGCGTTACCGCCGTGGAGCTGCTGCCGGTGTACGAGTTTGAAGAGGCCGATACCGATCGCAGCAATCCGCTGCTGGGCTCCACCTTGTTGAACATGTGGGGCTACCAGCCCATCGCCTTCTTCGCGCCGAACGCAGCCTATGCCAACGGCCGGAAGCCGGGCGCCGCCGTGGGCGAGTTCAAGGAGATGGTCAAGCGGTTCCACGCCGCCGGGCTGGAAGTGATCCTCGACGTCGTCTTCAACCACACGGCCGAGGGCGATGAGCGCGGGCTCACTCATTCCTTTCGCGGCATCGACAACTCCATCTACTATCAACTCGACGAACAGGGAAAATATCGCAACTACTCCGGTTGTGGCAACACCTTCAACTGCAACCATCCCGTGGTGCGCAGCCTCATCACCGACTGCCTGCACTACTGGGTGATGGAGATGCACGTCGACGGTTTCCGCTTCGACCTGGCCAGTGTTCTGGGCCGCGGAGTGGACGGCAATCCGCTGGCCGATCCGCCGCTGCTGGAGCGACTCGCCTACGATCCCGTGCTCGCCAATACCAAGCTGATCGCCGAGGCCTGGGATGCCGCCGGGCTCTATCAGGTGGGCAGCTTCCCGGCGTGGGGCCGCTGGGCGGAGTGGAACGGCAAATACCGCGACGACCTGCGCCGCTTCGTCAAAAGCGACACAGGGATGGTCTCCGTCCTGGCCCAACGCCTCACGGGCAGCCCGGACCTCTACGCCTCCAGTGGACGCCAATCCCGCCACAGCATCAACTTCGTCACCTGCCACGACGGCTTTACTCTGGCCGACCTCGTCAGCTACGACCAGAAGCACAACGAAGCCAACGGCGAAGACAACCGCGACGGTGCCAGCGAGAACTTCAGTTGGAACTGCGGCGTCGAAGGTCCGACCGAGGATGAAAGCATCAACCTGCTGCGCGGCCGCCAGATGCGCAACCTGGCTACGCTTCTCCTGCTCAGCGGCGGTGTCCCAATGATCATGGCCGGAGACGAGATCGCCCGCACGCAGGGCGGCAACAACAACGCCTACTGCCAGGACAACGCCACGGGTTGGGTGGACTGGACGCTCGCCGAAAAGAACGGTGGCCTGCTCAACTTCTTCCAGCGCATGATCGCCTTCCGCGCCGGGCACGAGGCATTCCGGCACATCGACTGGGGGCCACAAACGGAGGAGGGCCACACGCGCGTGACTTTCCATGGGATCTTCCCCCATCAACCCGATTGGGCGCCCGACTCCCATTCCCTGGCCATGGAACTCCAGTGGGGCACGGAGCGCATCTATCTCATTGCCAATGCGTTCTGGGGCACCCTGCGTTTCCAGCTGCCAACGCTGGCCGCGCCTGGCCGCTGGACTCTTGTGGAAGATACTGGGAACGAAAATCCGCGCGGCCCGGAACTGCCCGTGCAGGACTGGTACGATGCCGGCCCTCGTAGCGTGGTCGTGCTGGAAGCGCTGTGA